One Zeugodacus cucurbitae isolate PBARC_wt_2022May chromosome 3, idZeuCucr1.2, whole genome shotgun sequence genomic region harbors:
- the LOC105217091 gene encoding dynein regulatory complex subunit 3 isoform X2, translated as MPNLTKLSLNCNKIEVIEHIDMLTALKELDLSFNYIERIENIEKLINLEVLSLFNNQITQIQNLDTLEKLVILSLGNNKIGSTKGIERFRFLKDLRVLNLQGNPISRSARFQMDLYVAAVLPDVKYYEYKTVTEEMRHKGREKYYRELREIEANEEKEILARAAKAKEEYDEKRLASSFVEYLNEHQLYESLWKGDEDGYALLRIGQPATDLAEEYDNDMYDVTQEIYKYGLERFEERELEINEFKENLEEGQLLIQQMGQEVIEEFLRHKELVFERATAVLKALELRTLHGEDEESPESLELVDQFDKITMQFDDTINDVWQQLMSQELHLHESIEESTVNFQRRIQEMMAKFVEQVQTYFGQLRDIAIHFSENMSEVSTHYINTKLALQDFEDVPPELLHCMEDREAILNLIAGMKDAHIQRIDEREDRLMVRSRDFIENMIDELNNAELERNRAKILEINSFLELMSESLASLHTEIREAIMNDEA; from the exons CGAAGCTTTCTTTGAATTGTAATAAAATCGAAGTTATTGAACACATTGATATGTTGACTGCACTGAAAGAACTCGATTTAAGCTTCAATTACATCGAAcgtattgaaaatattgaaaaacttatTAATCTGGAAGTACTCTCACTTTTCAATAATCAAATAACGCAAATTCAAAATTTGGATACTTTGGAGAAACTGGTGATACTAAGTTTGGGCAACAATAAAATCGGCTCAACCAAAGGG ATCGAAAGATTTCGGTTTTTGAAAGATCTACGCGTGCTCAATCTGCAGGGTAACCCCATATCAAGATCAGCGCGTTTTCAAATGGATCTTTATGTAGCAGCCGTGCTGCCTGATGTTAAATATTACGAATATAAAACGGTGACAGAAGAGATGCGACACAAGGGTCGCGAAAAATATTA TCGTGAATTACGCGAGATTGAAGCGAATGAGGAGAAGGAAATACTAGCGCGTGCCGCAAAGGCTAAGGAGGAATATGATGAAAAGCGTTTGGCTTCCAGTTTTGTAGAATATCTCAATGAACATCAGTTGTACGAATCTTTGTGGAAAGGCGATGAAGATGGCTATGCACTGCTGCGAATTGGTCAGCCCGCTACTGACTTAGCCGAGGAATATGATAACGATATGTATGACGTGACGCAGGAGATTTACAAGTATGGCTTAGAACGCTTTGAGGAACGTGAATTGGAAATTAAtgaattcaaagaaaatttGGAAGAAGGCCAACTACTAATACAACAAATGGGACAAGAAGTCATCGAAGAGTTTCTACGTCACAAGGAGCTTGTATTTGAGCGTGCAACAGCTGTACTAAAAGCACTGGAGCTGCGTACACTACACGGTGAAGATGAAGAATCGCCCGAGAGCTTAGAGCTAGTGGATCAATTTGATAAAATTACTATGCAATTTGATGATACCATCAATGACGTATGGCAGCAGCTCATGAGTCAAGAACTGCATCTGCATGAAAGCATAGAG GAATCTACAGTAAATTTTCAACGGCGCATACAAGAGATGATGGCAAAATTTGTGGAGCAGGTGCAAACATATTTCGGCCAATTGCGCGATATCGCTATACACTTTTCGGAGAATATGTCTGAAGTGTCCACACATTACATCAACACCAAATTGGCATTGCAGGATTTTGAAGATGTACCACCAGAACTGTTGCATTGTATGGAAGATCGTGAAGCTATACTCAATCTGATAGCCGGTATGAAAGACGCACACATACAGCGCATTGATGAGCGTGAAGATCGTTTGATGGTACGAAGCAGagatttcatcgaaaatatgatTGATGAATTGAACAA TGCCGAGTTGGAACGCAACAGAGCCAAGATACTCGAAATCAACTCCTTCCTCGAGCTAATGTCCGAATCACTGGCTTCACTTCACACTGAAATTCGCGAAGCCATAATGAATGATGAAGcgtaa
- the Eci1_0 gene encoding enoyl-CoA delta isomerase 1, mitochondrial has product MNIIRSVRFNASKTIPKNCWSVVRSLSSTANTILEVNDKTGIATLTLNRSPVNSLNLELLTDIRNSIKDAESNKCKGLILTSSSNKVFSAGLDFMEMYQPNEERLKSFWTALQSTWMTLYGSKLPTAAAINGHAPAGGCLLATSCEYRVMLPNFTIGLNETLVGIVAPSWFMDSYLNVLPRRVAELALTQGKMFTTAEAQQVGLIDDVVNTKEEAIAKCEEFIGSFNKVNPYARALTKQQFRVKELQELEQHREQDLQTFLAVVTKPSTQAAMGAYLEKLKNKSKK; this is encoded by the exons ATGAATATAATCCGTTCTGTCCGTTTTAACGCATCCAAAACTATTCCAAAGAACTGTTGGTCAGTTGTACGGTCTTTATCTTCCACTGCGAATACCATACTTGAAGTAAATGATAAAACTGGTATTGCTACTCTTACTCTGAACCGATCACCGGTGAACAGCTTAAATCTTGAGTTGCTAACTGATATACGCAACTCTATTAAAGATGCTGAAAGTAACAAATGCAAGGGACTCATACTCACTTCG TCCTCAAATAAAGTGTTTTCTGCCGGTCTGGACTTCATGGAGATGTATCAACCGAACGAAGAAAGACTAAAGAGTTTTTGGACAGCATTGCAAAGCACTTGGATGACACTATATGGCTCTAAACTACCTACAGCTGCTGCCATTAAt GGTCATGCACCGGCAGGCGGATGTTTACTGGCCACATCTTGCGAATATCGTGTCATGTTACCTAATTTTACGATCGGTTTGAATGAAACCCTTGTTGGGATTGTAGCGCCCAGTTGGTTCATGGATTCATACCTTAATGTACTGCCACGACGCGTAGCCGAATTAGCGCTTACCCAAGGTAAAATGTTCACTACAGCTGAGGCTCAACAGGTGGGACTTATTGATGATGTTGTGAATACAAAAGAGGAAGCCATTGCTAAGTGTGAAGAATTTATTGGTtcattcaataaagttaatCCATATGCACGTGCCTTAACTAAGCAACAATTTCGCGTTAAGGAACTGCAAGAGCTCGAGCAACACCGTGAGCAagatttgcaaacatttttagcTGTTGTAACTAAACCTAGCACGCAAGCGGCGATGGGTGCATAtttagagaaattaaaaaataaatcgaagAAATAA
- the LOC105217089 gene encoding translocon-associated protein subunit gamma, protein MGSAKQQKVQSSGFTKEEELLLQDFSRNVSTKSSALFYSNAFIVSALPIWLFWRVHNMDLLSSAVFFVLLTGASTYLMAMAYRNIKFQIKHKIAVRREDAVTREINRQIGDDKKVTRKEKDERILWKKNEVADYEATTFSIFYNNALFLAIIIFISFFLLKNSSPLVNYIFSIGLASGALALFSTSTQSN, encoded by the exons ATGGGTtcagcaaagcaacaaaaagtacAATCTTCGGGCTTCACCAAGGAAGAGGAACTGCTGCTGCAAGATTTCAGCCGTAATGTGAGCACCAAATCATCTGCGCTATTCTACAGCAATGCCTTCATCGTATCGGCGCTACCTATAT GGCTCTTTTGGCGTGTGCACAATATGGATTTGTTGTCGAGCGCAGTTTTCTTTGTGCTATTGACTGGCGCTAGCACCTATCTTATGGCTATGGCATATCGCAACATTAAATTCCAGATTAAACATAAAATCGCCGTACGTCGCGAAGATGCCGTAACACGGGAGATTAACCGTCAAATTGGTGATGATAAGAAAGTCACACGCAAGGAGAAGGATGAGCGCATTTTGTGGAAAAAGAATGAAGTTGCTGATTATGAAGCTACCACTTTCTCAATCTTCTACAACAATGCACTCTTCTTGGCCATTATCATCTTCATTAGCTTTTTCCTGTTGAAGAACTCCTCACCTTtggtaaattatattttctccaTTGGGTTGGCTAGTGGTGCTTTGGCGTTATTCTCTACCAGCACTCAATCAAATTAA
- the At5g50450 gene encoding uncharacterized protein At5g50450, with the protein MAVYKCLFLFLIILIVEFKVISTAPNVANTKQNVSLSITEDYKALRNDAQWFFQHIEIIADSLVQFLPIVNKEGSRSLTATTNNATFVENTRLTLLLGLRHVLVGIKEISVAFQSRLTGDHEQQLQHLKTVAQLLQDVIRFAKQWFSLLRNSLAELFRIYNRYIPEVLLGKCFGKYITTAYPDRSFYEYPFILLSEVIDFGATYLQSIPIYDVADENATTPLAVEDISDEQNEIWPNDMEKYSRSIGVAIDESAQTTNTQHPWQKCLKMYAADSISRQLKLFFIGD; encoded by the exons ATGGCGGTGTATAAatgcttatttttgtttttaataatattgattGTTGAATTTAAAGTAATCTCAACAGCGCCAAATGTGGCAAATACAAAGCAAAATGTCAGTTTAAG CATAACTGAAGATTATAAAGCGCTTCGTAACGATGCACAGTGGTTTTTCCAACATATTGAAATCATAGCTGACTCATTGGTGCAATTTTTACCGATAGTAAATAAGGAGGGCAGTAGATCCTTAACAGCGACTACAAATAATGC CACCTTTGTGGAAAACACACGACTCACTTTACTGCTCGGACTACGTCATGTGCTGGTGGGCATTAAGGAAATTTCAGTCGCCTTCCAAAGTCGTTTAACTGGTGACCATGAGCAACAACTGCAACATTT AAAAACAGTCGCCCAATTGCTGCAGGATGTCATACGCTTTGCTAAGCAATGGTTTTCGCTGCTTCGTAATAGTCTTGCGGAACTATTTCGCATTTACAACCGCTATATACCAGAAGTATTGCTTGGCAAATGCTTTGGAAAATACATTACAACTGCTTATCCAGATCGCAGTTTCTATGAGTACCCCTTCATACTGCTAAGTGAGGTTATCGACTTCGGCGCTACTTATCTACAGAGCATACCAATATATGATGTAGCCGATGAAAATGCTACTACGCCATTAGCTGTGGAAGATATTTCAGATGAACAAAACGAAATTTGGCCCAATGATATGGAAAAGTATTCAAGAAGTATTGGTGTGGCAATAGATGAGAGCGCGCAAACAACAAACACCCAACATCCATGGCAGAAATGCTTGAAAATGTACGCAGCGGATAGTATTTCGAGAcaactgaaattatttttcattggtGATTAA
- the LOC105217087 gene encoding uncharacterized protein LOC105217087 encodes MLPPTHKTRVPLIILQLLLLCFSGAYSASQPPYQVSLYVSLHPRAPPIHYCNGVIVQSSLILTAASCTYYQSSVVEESGAPVRIPSSKITVVPGVAGTYNMLNTFDVLEINIAPGFNYTTLANNLAILRLDTTLPLGQRADIQWIIMDDYVYEENGLYMAGFPSLNVDPNSMLLEGVQILPNEQCAQTSALGNESICVRYPYTYPYAIGPDCEYPSDFPSFNNDYGTGLIVRSQLVALFSHTIATTTANQNTNNCQQEQQPFNAIFTAVGPHVDWIYGIIASEEMLALHQNDFMYSAPYQQDVNSAIMYSSYASELMPSLIETTTTMAATVLTTTTEVTTSPSSTEVSSTLPPCVSAAGKAVGVKAALLFCALSYILLAYFMK; translated from the exons atgttgcCACCAACACACAAAACTCGAGTGCCATTAATTATCCTGCAATTATTGTTGCTTTGCTTTAGTGGCGCTTACAGCGCATCGCAGCCGCCGTATCAAGTGTCACTGTATGTGTCGCTGCATCCACGCGCGCCGCCCATACACTATTGTAACGGTGTTATTGTGCAGAGCAGCTTGATACTGACCGCCGCCAGTTGTACGTACTATCAGTCGTCGGTGGTTGAGGAGAGTGGCGCGCCGGTGCGCATTCCATCGTCAAAGATCACTGTGGTGCCAGGCGTTGCTGGCACTTACAACATGTTGAATACCTTCGATGTGTTGGAGATTAATATTGCGCCCGGTTTCAATTACACCACATTGGCGAATAATTTGGCCATACTGCGCCTGGATACGACACTGCCACTGGGTCAACGCGCTGATATCCAGTGGATTATTATGGATGATTATGTTTATGAGGAGAATGGTTTATACATGGCAGGATTTCCG TCATTAAATGTGGACCCAAACTCCATGCTATTAGAGGGTGTACAAATATTACCCAACGAACAATGCGCACAGACGTCCGCACTAGGCAATGAAAGTATTTGCGTGCGTTATCCATACACATATCCATATGCGATCGGACCGGATTGTGAG TACCCCAGCGATTTTCCCTCATTTAATAACGATTATGGCACAGGTCTGATAGTGCGCAGTCAATTGGTTGCCTTATTCTCGCACAcaattgctacaacaacagccaACCAAAATACCAACAATTGTCAACAGGAGCAACAGCCGTTTAATGCGATTTTCACCGCTGTTGGGCCACATGTGGATTGGATTTATGGCATTATCGCGAGTGAGGAAATGTTAGCTTTGCATCAAAATGACTTTATGTACTCAGCGCCTTATCAGCAAGATGTTAATAGCGCTATTATGTACTCATCGTATGCGTCAg AGTTGATGCCGTCATtaattgaaacaacaacaacaatggcagcaACAGTGTTGACAACCACCACGGAAGTTACGACGTCGCCAAGCAGTACGGAAGTAAGTTCAACGCTACCGCCATGTGTGAGTGCTGCCGGCAAAGCGGTTGGTGTGAAAGCAGCATTGTTGTTCTGCGCTTTATCTTACATACTTTTGGCTTATTTCATGAAGTAa
- the LOC105217094 gene encoding ATP-dependent RNA helicase DHX33, protein MSTGMESKYLLTSKTPVKSPHGASAKTSVSISSFPIKRKLQSPVNGIENVIIKAPKINNGSATTTSNGKPNVNTPTPNGSFLHLNGKGVPSKQQLEQQRQALPVYKVRQRLIQEARRSETLLLMGETGSGKTTQIPQFLYESGFAQKGMIGITQPRRVAAITVARRVAQEQGCRLGETVGYTVRFEDCTSPQTRIRFLTDGCLLREAIADRLLRQYTVLVLDEAHERTINTDVLFGIVKEAQKQRRQRGLTPLKIIVTSATMDIDHFGKYFGVRGMYLEGKTYPVKVMHAKENQPDYLNAALVTLFQYHRTDPVNHDVLIFLTGQEEIEAMAHQIRQIAKTNDAELSPVRVFPLYAQLPQNKQLECFLPAHANSRKIVLATNIAETSVTIPGIRCVIDCGFVKRRVYNPSSGLDALRIVRVSQAQAWQRCGRAGRDAPGTCYRTYTQAEMESFENMPKPEILRSNICSTVLQLLALGIDCRTFDFLDRPTPEAVDDAYRKLEALGAVRNYKIKPELTTLGQQMSQFPLDPRYSKLLLSASSFGCMEEMLSLVAVLSGENVFVSSNEKRELATLAHAKFTSKHGDHLTLLNVFSAFLKTEKVKLWCHDNFLNTRNLSYAREVRKQLAEIVERLDLPLNSCGNNLDQVRKCLLIGLFDNIAELQRDNTYLTIAGRQRARIHPSSVFHGKYRPEYVIFTEIVLTERNFLRQVTEINPDWIADVLPNYAHLNRIKSSLK, encoded by the exons ATGTCGACGGGTATGGAGTCCAAATATTTGTTGACAAGCAAAACTCCGGTAAAGTCTCCGCATGGCGCCAGTGCGAAGACAAGTGTTAGCATATCAAGTTTTCCAATTAAACGCAAATTACAAAGTCCCGTGAATGGAATTGAAAATGTTATAATTAAAGCGCCTAAAATAAATAACGGAAGTGCAACAACTACCTCAAATGGAAAACCAAACGTCAATACGCCTACACCTAATGGTAGTTTTCTACATCTCAATGGCAAAGGTGTACCATCCAAACAACAATTGGAACAACAACGACAGGCGTTACCTGTATACAAAGTACGTCAGCGGTTAATACAAGAAGCGCGACGTTCCGAAACACTATTACTGATGGGTGAGACTGGTTCTGGTAAAACTACACAAATACCACAATTCCTGTACGAAAGTGGTTTTGCGCAAAAAGGTATGATTGGCATTACACAACCACGACGTGTGGCAGCAATAACTGTAGCACGCCGTGTTGCGCAAGAACAAGGTTGTCGTCTGGGCGAAACCGTAGGCTACACCGTACGTTTCGAGGATTGCACTTCACCGCAAACACGTATAAGATTCCTAACAGATGGTTGCTTACTACGTGAAGCCATTGCTGATCGTCTGCTGCGCCAATATACTGTTTTGGTATTAGATGAGGCGCACGAGCGTACGATAAACACTGACGTACTTTTCGGCATTGTGAAGGAGGCGCAAAAACAGCGTAGACAACGTGGGTTAACGCCACTTAAAATTATAGTTACTTCAGCCACCATGGATATCGATCATTTCGGAAAGTATTTTGGTGTGCGAGGCATGTACCTTGAGGGTAAAACCTATCCAGTTAAAGTGATGCATGCGAAAGAAAATCAACCAGATTACCTTAATGCTGCGCTTGTGACGCTATTCCAATACCATCGTACAGATCCAGTCAA TCATGATGTGCTGATTTTCCTCACTGGACAAGAGGAAATCGAAGCTATGGCACACCAAATACGTCAAATTGCTAAG ACAAATGATGCTGAATTAAGTCCCGTACGTGTGTTCCCACTATATGCGCAGTTGCCACAGAACAAGCAGTTAGAGTGTTTTCTACCCGCGCACGCGAATTCACGCAAAATCGTATTAGCCACCAACATCGCTGAAACCTCCGTCACAATACCGGGCATAAGGTGTGTTATAGATTGCGGCTTTGTTAAACGACGTGTGTACAATCCAAGCAGCGGCTTAGATGCGCTGCGTATTGTACGTGTCTCACAAGCACAGGCGTGGCAACGCTGCGGTCGTGCCGGACGTGATGCGCCAGGCACTTGCTATCGCACTTATACGCAAGCTGAAATGGAATCCTTCGAAAATATGCCAAAGCCTGAAATATTGCGCAGCAATATTTGCTCCACTGTGCTGCAATTGTTGGCACTGGGCATCGATTGTCGTACCTTTGACTTTTTGGATCGGCCAACGCCCGAAGCGGTAGACGATGCCTATCGCAAATTGGAAGCGCTCGGTGCTGTAAGAAACTATAAAATCAAGCCAGAACTCACAACGTTGGGTCAGCAAATGTCACAATTTCCACTCGATCCACGTTACAGCAAGTTATTGCTGTCAGCATCATCCTTCGGTTGCATGGAAGAAATGCTCAGCTTAGTAGCCGTCTTGTCTGGCGAGAATGTGTTTGTTTCGAGTAATGAAAAGCGCGAGCTCGCCACACTTGCGCATGCGAAATTCACATCCAAACATGGTGACCACTTAACGCTGCTCAATGTCTTCAGTGCGTTTCTGAAGACCGAGAAAGTTAAG CTCTGGTGCCATGACAATTTTCTTAATACAAGAAATCTTTCGTATGCGCGCGAGGTGCGTAAACAACTAGCAGAGATTGTTGAGCGCCTCGATTTGCCTTTAAATAGTTGTGGTAATAATCTAGATCAAGTGCGTAAGTGCCTGCTGATTGGTCTGTTCGATAATATAGCTGAACTGCAGCGCGACAATACCTACCTTACGATAGCGGGGCGTCAGCGTGCGCGCATACACCCGTCCAGTGTCTTCCATGGCAAATATCGACCGGAATACGTAATATTCACCGAAATAGTGCTGACCGAACGCAATTTTCTGCGTCAAGTCACCGAAATCAATCCCGATTGGATAGCTGATGTGCTGCCGAATTATGCGCatttaaatagaattaaaaGCTCATTGAAATAA